A single window of Sander lucioperca isolate FBNREF2018 chromosome 22, SLUC_FBN_1.2, whole genome shotgun sequence DNA harbors:
- the sstr2a gene encoding somatostatin receptor type 2, with protein MALDQWPFLPTVPNISIPEPLLYDSYMQGNESNLDLNISKAREPHQDKTSSVVITLIYFIVCAVGLCGNALVIYVILRYAKMKTVTNIYILNLAVADVLCMMSLPFIALQLTLVHWPFGEVLCRVIMTVDSLNQFTSIFCLMVMSIDRYFAVVHPIKSTKWRKPRVAKLINLTVWCVSLLVILPTLIFSGLHKEQTCGIEWPEPQDVYYTAFIIYTFFIGFCLPLAVICLCYLLIIVKVKSSGMRVGSSKRKRSERKVTRMVSIVVAVFVLCWLPFYIFNVTSVTSSINPTSAAKSTFDFVVVLGYANSCANPILYAFLSDNFKKSFQNVLCLKKVAGLDEIERSDSRADRSRMVNDAVLNANLETHNAALLNGELQTSI; from the exons ATGGCCTTGGATCAGTGGCCCTTTCTCCCGACTGTCCCCAACATCTCCATCCCTGAGCCCCTACTGTACGACAGCTACATGCAGGGAAATGAGTCCAACCTGGACCTGAACATCTCCAAGGCCAGGGAGCCTCACCAGGACAAGACCAGCTCTGTGGTCATCACCCTCATCTACTTCATAGTATGCGCCGTGGGGCTGTGCGGCAACGCCCTGGTCATATATGTCATCCTGCGATACGCCAAAATGAAGACGGTGACCAACATCTACATCCTGAACCTGGCGGTGGCCGATGTTCTGTGCATGATGAGCCTGCCGTTCATCGCCCTGCAGCTGACGCTGGTGCACTGGCCCTTTGGAGAGGTGCTGTGCAGGGTGATCATGACTGTCG ACTCTCTCAATCAGTTCACCAGCATCTTCTGTTTGATGGTGATGAGCATTGATCGGTACTTCGCTGTGGTCCACCCTATTAAGTCCACAAAATGGCGGAAGCCCCGCGTGGCCAAGCTCATCAACCTGACAGTGTGGTGTGTGTCCCTGTTAGTCATCCTACCTACTTTGATCTTTAGTGGCCTTCACAAGGAGCAAACGTGTGGGATCGAGTGGCCGGAGCCCCAGGATGTCTATTACACAGCCTTCATAATCTATACCTTCTTCATTGGGTTCTGCCTTCCTCTGGCAGTCATATGTCTGTGCTACCTGCTCATTATAGTCAAG GTAAAGTCGTCTGGCATGCGGGTGGGTTCCAGCAAGCGCAAGCGTTCTGAGCGTAAGGTAACACGGATGGTGTCCATAGTGGTGGCGGTGTTTGTCCTCTGTTGGCTGCCTTTCTACATATTCAACGTCACCTCCGTCACCAGCTCCATCAACCCCACCTCTGCCGCGAAGAGCACCTTCGACTTTGTCGTGGTGCTGGGCTACGCCAACAGCTGCGCCAACCCCATCCTGTACGCCTTCCTGTCAGACAACTTCAAGAAGAGCTTTCAGAACGTCCTATGCCTGAAAAAGGTAGCAGGCCTAGACGAGATAGAACGCAGTGACAGCAGGGCAGACAGGAGCAGGATGGTTAACGATGCTGTACTCAACGCCAATCTTGAGACTCACAATGCTGCCCTGCTGAATGGCGAGCTACAGACCAGCATCTGA